A single Pan paniscus chromosome 21, NHGRI_mPanPan1-v2.0_pri, whole genome shotgun sequence DNA region contains:
- the DEFB119 gene encoding beta-defensin 119 isoform X2, with amino-acid sequence MKLLYLFLAILLAIEEPVISVECWMDGHCRLLCKDGEDSIIRCRNRKRCCVPSRYLTIQPVTIHGILGWTTPQMSTTAPKTKTNITNR; translated from the exons ATGAAACTTCTTTACCTGTTTCTTGCCATCCTTCTGGCCATAGAAGAACCAGTGATATCAG TAGAGTGTTGGATGGATGGACACTGCCGGTTGTTGTGCAAAGATGGTGAAGACAGCATCATACGCTGCCGAAATCGTAAACGGTGCTGTGTTCCTAGTCGTTATTTAACAATCCAACCAGTAACAATTCATGGAATCCTTGGCTGGACCACTCCTCAGATGTCCACAACAGCTCCAAAAACGAAGACAAATATAACTAATAGATAG